The Saxibacter everestensis genome has a window encoding:
- a CDS encoding ABC transporter permease encodes MDILRFMLGRIGQALVVVFVVTIIVFLLLHALPGGPARGVLGVQATPEQIALFNTAQGLDKPLVVQYIDYLGRLLQGDLGTSYVLNASVSDMLVQRLPKTLLLSVLSAAVGLAIAIPVGLWQASRRGKPSDYVLTALSFVAYATPVFFLGLVLIVVFSQVLPILPSQAPQGDTIWQILGDPAALILPVAAGSLGMVAVFSRYMRSSTLDNLSEDYVRTALAKGTPMRKVLQRHVFRNSLTAITTMLGYYIPVLFGGALVVEQLFNFPGMGLLFWSAAQAPDFPILLGCVLVISIATVVGSLLADLAQVLIDPRVKEAR; translated from the coding sequence GTGGACATACTTCGCTTCATGCTTGGCCGCATCGGGCAGGCGTTGGTGGTGGTCTTCGTCGTCACCATTATCGTCTTCCTGCTGCTGCACGCACTTCCGGGCGGGCCGGCCCGCGGTGTGCTCGGAGTGCAGGCAACCCCTGAGCAGATTGCGCTCTTCAACACCGCTCAGGGCCTGGACAAGCCGCTTGTTGTGCAGTACATCGACTATCTCGGCCGGCTGCTGCAGGGTGATCTGGGCACGTCGTATGTCCTGAACGCCTCAGTGTCCGACATGCTCGTCCAGCGGCTACCGAAAACGCTGCTGTTGTCGGTGCTCTCGGCGGCGGTAGGGCTGGCAATTGCGATCCCGGTTGGGCTGTGGCAGGCATCCAGACGGGGCAAACCTTCGGACTACGTACTGACCGCCCTGTCGTTTGTCGCTTATGCGACGCCGGTCTTCTTCCTGGGACTGGTGCTGATCGTCGTGTTCAGCCAGGTCTTGCCCATTCTGCCGTCCCAGGCTCCGCAGGGTGACACGATCTGGCAGATTCTCGGCGATCCTGCTGCACTCATTCTTCCCGTTGCAGCCGGCTCGCTCGGGATGGTCGCCGTCTTCAGCCGATACATGCGCAGTTCGACCCTGGACAACCTGTCCGAAGATTATGTGCGGACCGCGCTCGCCAAGGGGACGCCAATGCGAAAAGTTCTGCAACGCCATGTCTTTCGAAACTCACTGACGGCGATCACCACGATGCTCGGGTATTACATTCCGGTTCTTTTTGGCGGGGCGCTGGTCGTCGAGCAGCTCTTCAACTTTCCGGGGATGGGCCTGCTCTTCTGGAGCGCGGCCCAGGCTCCCGACTTTCCGATCCTGCTCGGCTGCGTCCTGGTTATCTCAATCGCAACGGTAGTCGGAAGCCTGCTAGCCGATCTTGCGCAGGTTCTCATTGATCCACGGGTGAAGGAGGCTCGATGA
- a CDS encoding ROK family protein: MKSILLGVDVGGTTTQVVACTQDLVVIDRESVRTPARTGGSAMMDAITDLIALLLNRNRATASAIGVGAAGVVDQRTGAVLVASDSFVDWAGTQVATELSVRFDAGTVLENDVNAFVAGEVAVGAARGCGQVFGMTLGTGVGGSLMVDGMLWQGAHGAAGEIGHTPGFGDLPCTCGGKGHLETIASGRSIARRYERLTARAEGVSAAEVAALARTGDGVAGEIFADAGAAVGRGVLMVAGLLDVDTVVVGGGVSQAWDLLEPTLSRELREEPPVSGAKIRVLRGELGTDAVALGAASLAASKFLATSEGRASSR; encoded by the coding sequence GTGAAATCCATACTTCTCGGCGTCGATGTGGGTGGGACGACGACACAGGTGGTTGCCTGTACGCAGGACCTCGTCGTCATCGACCGCGAGTCGGTCCGTACTCCGGCGCGAACGGGCGGTTCGGCGATGATGGACGCAATCACTGACCTTATCGCCCTGCTCCTGAACCGGAACCGCGCGACGGCGTCGGCTATCGGAGTGGGCGCGGCCGGAGTAGTCGATCAGCGGACGGGTGCCGTGCTGGTGGCAAGCGATTCTTTCGTTGATTGGGCCGGGACGCAGGTTGCCACCGAACTCAGTGTGCGGTTCGACGCCGGAACCGTGCTTGAAAACGATGTCAACGCCTTCGTTGCCGGCGAAGTCGCAGTCGGTGCGGCCCGAGGTTGCGGGCAGGTTTTCGGAATGACCCTTGGCACCGGAGTTGGCGGGTCACTTATGGTCGACGGCATGCTCTGGCAGGGAGCACACGGCGCCGCCGGCGAAATCGGGCATACCCCGGGATTCGGCGACCTGCCGTGCACCTGTGGGGGCAAGGGGCATCTTGAGACCATTGCATCTGGGCGATCGATCGCGCGGAGGTACGAACGGCTCACCGCCCGTGCCGAAGGCGTTTCGGCGGCAGAGGTCGCGGCGCTGGCCCGGACCGGAGATGGCGTAGCGGGTGAGATCTTCGCCGATGCCGGAGCCGCCGTCGGCCGAGGTGTGCTCATGGTCGCCGGGTTGCTCGACGTGGACACCGTCGTAGTTGGTGGCGGTGTGAGCCAGGCATGGGACCTTCTCGAGCCGACCCTCTCAAGGGAACTCCGGGAGGAGCCCCCGGTGAGTGGCGCCAAGATTCGGGTTCTGCGGGGTGAGCTTGGAACAGACGCCGTCGCCCTCGGCGCGGCTTCGCTTGCGGCGTCGAAATTCCTGGCGACTAGCGAAGGCCGAGCTTCTTCCAGATGA
- a CDS encoding ABC transporter permease — protein sequence MSGVPIEVVQAHNDLPVNVGNARMMLRRFIRNKLAVAGFAIVVLAFAFSFLGPLLYQTDQMHVDLASANQAPGPGHPLGADAVGFDQLGRMMVGGQTSLVIGLAAGLLATLIGAVWGSIAGYAGGWVDSAMMRLVDSGIAIPALFILLVISAITSPNSATMILVVACLSWLVPSRLVRAETLSLKNRDYVLTLRAIGGSHFRAIGRHILPNTVSTLVVNATFQVADAILLVAYVSYLGMGVQPPATDWGGMLSAGLTAVNSGSWWLIGPPGVAIILVVCAFNAIGDGLRDMFDVKGQ from the coding sequence ATGAGCGGCGTACCGATTGAAGTTGTGCAAGCGCACAACGACCTGCCGGTGAACGTCGGCAACGCGCGGATGATGTTGCGCCGGTTTATCCGCAACAAGCTTGCCGTCGCCGGTTTCGCCATCGTCGTGCTTGCGTTCGCCTTTTCATTCCTTGGCCCGCTGCTGTATCAGACCGACCAGATGCACGTGGATCTTGCCTCAGCCAACCAGGCACCCGGACCAGGGCATCCGCTCGGCGCGGACGCGGTGGGATTCGATCAGCTCGGGCGAATGATGGTCGGCGGGCAGACGTCCCTGGTTATCGGACTTGCGGCTGGCCTGCTGGCGACGTTGATCGGCGCAGTGTGGGGCTCGATCGCCGGGTACGCCGGAGGCTGGGTGGACTCGGCAATGATGCGGCTCGTCGACAGCGGTATCGCGATACCCGCGCTCTTCATTCTGCTGGTCATCTCGGCGATCACCTCGCCGAACAGCGCGACGATGATTCTGGTTGTGGCCTGTCTCTCCTGGCTCGTGCCCTCACGGCTGGTTCGGGCGGAAACGCTTTCGCTCAAGAACCGGGACTACGTGCTGACGCTCAGGGCGATCGGCGGATCGCACTTCCGGGCCATCGGCAGACATATCCTGCCGAACACGGTGAGCACGCTCGTTGTCAACGCAACGTTTCAGGTCGCGGACGCGATTCTGTTGGTGGCGTATGTCAGCTATCTCGGCATGGGCGTCCAACCGCCGGCCACGGACTGGGGCGGCATGCTGTCTGCCGGTCTCACCGCGGTCAACTCAGGATCGTGGTGGCTGATAGGTCCGCCGGGTGTTGCGATCATCCTCGTGGTCTGCGCGTTCAACGCGATCGGCGACGGACTCCGCGACATGTTTGATGTGAAAGGCCAGTGA
- a CDS encoding carbohydrate ABC transporter permease translates to MISSAEKTFSHIILALFSLAFLMPIVVILSNAVGDPNSLDTGLKFDGFHWQNFVDAWTIGHFGGYIGNSALVTVTVVVATCLLSIPAAYAFGTMRFPGSTVLYYLFVLGLMLPQEAVIIPLYFNLRGYGLTDSLWALIIPQTAQSLAFGVFWMRTYFRAAPKSIVEAARLDGCNSWKTLLQILVPLGRPAITTMVVIVFMWTWNEFLLALVMVSSDQYRTVPLGLAFFQGQHSSDTAQLAAAALLIAAPVVIVYLIFQRKFIEGVLGGAVKE, encoded by the coding sequence ATGATCTCTTCCGCAGAGAAGACCTTCTCCCATATCATCCTGGCACTCTTCTCGCTGGCGTTCCTGATGCCGATCGTCGTCATCCTGAGTAACGCCGTCGGCGACCCGAACTCACTCGACACCGGGCTGAAGTTCGACGGCTTCCACTGGCAGAACTTTGTTGACGCCTGGACGATCGGGCACTTCGGCGGATACATCGGGAACTCGGCGCTGGTCACGGTGACAGTCGTTGTGGCAACCTGTCTGCTCTCGATTCCCGCGGCGTACGCCTTCGGAACCATGCGCTTTCCGGGGTCAACGGTGCTCTATTATCTGTTCGTCCTCGGGCTGATGCTGCCGCAGGAAGCGGTGATCATTCCGCTGTACTTCAACCTGCGCGGCTACGGGCTGACCGATAGCCTTTGGGCGCTGATCATTCCGCAGACAGCCCAGTCGTTGGCCTTCGGTGTGTTCTGGATGCGCACCTACTTTCGAGCCGCGCCGAAGTCGATCGTCGAGGCCGCGCGGCTCGACGGCTGCAACTCATGGAAGACGCTGTTGCAGATCCTGGTGCCCCTGGGCCGTCCGGCAATCACCACCATGGTTGTCATCGTCTTCATGTGGACATGGAACGAGTTCCTGCTCGCGTTGGTGATGGTCAGCAGTGACCAATACCGGACAGTGCCGCTGGGCCTTGCCTTCTTCCAGGGCCAGCACAGCTCGGACACCGCCCAGCTGGCCGCCGCCGCCCTGCTGATCGCCGCGCCGGTGGTGATCGTCTATCTGATCTTCCAGCGGAAGTTCATCGAGGGCGTGCTTGGCGGAGCAGTCAAGGAGTAA
- a CDS encoding DeoR/GlpR family DNA-binding transcription regulator → MLRDQRHDELIRALTQHGAMAIKDVAAVLGVSEATARRDIGLLADDGRLTRVYGGAAIKAPNEVPFAYAEYTDHGEKQLMAQAASDLVSDGDTLILDIGTTMLEVARALSGRPVTIITSNMAVYEILKQDSKTELLFLGGLLRRNYHSTVGFLTENALRQVHADLAFLGTSGVTRRGQVVDTTPVEVSIKQQMLLAADRAVLVATARKFPGRGHGVVCEAERISTLVTSTETDQAYFEPFADSGTEVITA, encoded by the coding sequence ATGTTGCGAGACCAGCGCCATGACGAGCTGATCAGGGCCCTGACCCAGCACGGAGCCATGGCGATCAAGGATGTGGCCGCGGTGCTCGGCGTCAGCGAAGCCACTGCCCGACGTGATATCGGTCTGCTCGCCGACGACGGCCGGTTGACCAGGGTGTACGGAGGCGCCGCGATCAAGGCGCCGAACGAGGTCCCATTCGCCTACGCCGAGTACACCGACCACGGCGAGAAGCAGCTGATGGCGCAGGCCGCGAGTGATCTGGTGTCCGATGGCGACACCCTCATCCTGGATATCGGGACCACCATGCTGGAGGTCGCCAGAGCGCTCTCCGGCAGGCCGGTCACCATCATCACCAGCAATATGGCGGTTTACGAGATCCTGAAGCAGGACAGCAAGACGGAGTTGCTGTTCCTCGGCGGGCTGCTGCGGCGAAACTACCACTCGACAGTCGGCTTCCTGACCGAGAACGCCCTGCGGCAGGTGCACGCCGATCTTGCGTTCCTTGGCACGAGCGGGGTCACCCGGCGCGGTCAGGTCGTGGACACAACGCCGGTTGAGGTCTCGATAAAGCAGCAGATGCTGCTTGCTGCTGATCGGGCCGTGCTGGTGGCGACTGCGCGGAAATTTCCAGGCCGCGGGCACGGTGTTGTCTGTGAAGCGGAGCGGATCTCCACTCTGGTCACCTCCACCGAGACCGATCAGGCCTATTTCGAACCATTTGCAGACAGCGGAACCGAGGTAATCACGGCATGA
- a CDS encoding dipeptide ABC transporter ATP-binding protein → MTENVLEVSGLRVEFSTESGTITGVDGVDLEIAPGEVLALVGESGSGKSTVALSIMGLLSRNASASGEVRVSGERINPDDPISMSAKRGSLMGMVFQEPSTALNPLHRIGDQIAEVVRNHGTAGRSAAQQRAVELLRLVGIPQPEIKARAYPHQLSGGQRQRVVIAIAIANSPKLLVADEPTTALDVTVQAEILDLLRDLAERTGTSVLLVTHNMGVVADFADRVAVMLNGEIVESGTVDDVLLRPEHDYTVKLLAAVPRLRWDVVEESPARKTDDVEPADATVIELENVSVVYGRGRKAFRALDGVSFGVKKGTTLGLVGESGSGKSTAGRTAIGLIKPSSGAVRLFGQDFASLRRPERRRLQSKIGIVLQDPVASLDPRMGVLDCVAEPLLVHGRPVADSSRSAGRYSRNDARRAVADMLDAVHLPAGVISRYPHELSGGQRQRISLARALILDPQLLIADEATSALDVSVQASVLGILSELQQRLGFACLFISHDLAVVQEMAQNVVVLRNGRVVEAGPTAATLVRPQDDYTSALLAAVPVPDPVAQRERRLARLRDKTQFDQAQGDRVS, encoded by the coding sequence ATGACTGAGAACGTCCTTGAAGTGTCGGGATTGCGGGTCGAGTTTTCAACCGAAAGCGGGACGATCACCGGGGTCGACGGTGTAGACCTCGAGATCGCGCCGGGCGAGGTTCTGGCGTTGGTCGGTGAGTCCGGCTCGGGGAAGAGTACTGTCGCCCTGTCGATCATGGGACTGCTGTCCCGCAATGCTAGCGCCAGCGGAGAGGTCCGCGTTTCCGGCGAGCGGATCAATCCGGATGACCCCATTTCGATGTCGGCCAAACGCGGTTCGCTGATGGGGATGGTGTTTCAGGAACCGTCGACTGCGCTCAACCCGCTGCACAGGATTGGCGACCAGATCGCGGAGGTAGTTCGTAATCACGGAACCGCAGGCAGGTCGGCAGCTCAACAGAGGGCCGTTGAGCTCTTGCGTCTGGTTGGCATCCCGCAACCGGAGATCAAGGCCCGCGCCTACCCCCATCAGCTATCCGGCGGACAGCGGCAACGCGTCGTCATCGCTATCGCCATCGCGAATTCCCCCAAGCTGCTGGTTGCCGACGAGCCGACAACCGCCCTCGACGTCACTGTGCAGGCGGAAATTCTCGATCTGCTCCGGGACCTGGCCGAACGAACCGGTACTTCGGTCCTACTCGTCACGCACAATATGGGAGTCGTGGCGGACTTCGCCGACCGGGTCGCGGTGATGCTGAACGGCGAAATAGTGGAGTCCGGCACCGTCGACGATGTCCTGCTGCGCCCTGAGCACGATTACACAGTGAAGCTGCTCGCGGCCGTACCGCGGTTGCGCTGGGACGTTGTCGAAGAATCGCCGGCCCGGAAGACCGATGACGTGGAACCTGCGGACGCCACCGTGATTGAGCTCGAGAACGTTTCTGTGGTCTATGGCAGGGGCCGCAAGGCTTTCCGTGCCCTTGACGGCGTCTCATTCGGCGTGAAGAAGGGCACCACGCTCGGGCTGGTCGGTGAATCCGGTTCCGGGAAGTCGACGGCCGGCCGTACGGCGATTGGCCTGATCAAACCCTCAAGTGGAGCCGTGCGCCTGTTCGGTCAGGATTTCGCTTCCCTGCGCAGGCCCGAGAGACGACGGCTGCAATCGAAAATCGGCATAGTGCTTCAGGATCCGGTGGCATCACTTGATCCAAGAATGGGAGTGCTGGACTGCGTCGCCGAACCGCTCCTGGTGCATGGCCGCCCAGTTGCGGATTCCAGTCGCTCGGCCGGCCGTTATTCCAGGAACGATGCCCGGCGCGCCGTCGCCGACATGCTCGACGCCGTGCACCTGCCGGCCGGTGTGATCAGCCGGTACCCGCATGAACTGTCCGGAGGTCAGCGGCAACGGATCAGCCTCGCCCGGGCGCTGATTCTCGATCCGCAACTTCTAATCGCCGATGAGGCAACCTCGGCCCTCGACGTGTCGGTGCAGGCGAGCGTGCTTGGCATTCTGTCCGAACTACAACAGCGGCTCGGCTTTGCCTGTTTGTTCATCTCCCATGACCTGGCCGTTGTTCAGGAAATGGCTCAAAACGTCGTGGTGTTGCGTAACGGACGTGTTGTCGAAGCCGGACCGACCGCGGCAACACTCGTCAGGCCGCAGGATGACTACACTTCCGCCCTGCTGGCGGCAGTTCCGGTTCCAGACCCGGTTGCGCAGCGTGAACGCCGGCTTGCCCGACTTCGTGACAAGACGCAGTTCGATCAGGCGCAGGGTGACCGCGTCTCGTGA
- a CDS encoding carbohydrate kinase family protein gives MDVSSPESRNPTGVDHGSSVASRRGEVSPGNAATSRPSDATSTAYPGEAYDETYDVFLAGSLFMDLVFAGLPHAPVLGTETWADAMGCCPGGVANMAVATSRLGARTSLATIFGDDFYGDFCHESLEVGESIDLSGSIRKYRAHTPVTVSLSYDGDRTMISHGHVSKVGVANPEAIPQSKAFFASIESGMSVPWLAQARSSGAKVFADTGWDSSEKWDLTNLTDLAYVDVFMPNAAEAMAFTKTDNALDAARRLSDHVELAVVTQGKDGAIAVDGGTGDIVQVQGIDVQSVDPTGAGDIFAAGVMVGLISELDVRSAVTLGTVAAGLSVQWMGGSFSAPSIFEVGDWYQRHQAKGSVGFETAYGFIPDLVPDLRSRRRPRRAIPTVGFRQ, from the coding sequence ATGGACGTCAGCTCACCGGAGAGTCGGAACCCGACCGGAGTCGATCACGGCAGTTCCGTTGCGAGCCGTCGAGGCGAAGTGAGCCCCGGAAACGCCGCCACAAGCCGCCCGTCCGACGCGACCTCCACGGCATACCCGGGCGAGGCATACGACGAGACGTACGACGTGTTTCTTGCCGGCTCGCTCTTCATGGATCTGGTCTTCGCTGGCCTGCCGCACGCTCCCGTGCTCGGCACCGAGACCTGGGCCGACGCGATGGGCTGCTGCCCAGGTGGAGTAGCCAACATGGCGGTCGCCACCAGCCGGCTCGGGGCGAGAACATCGCTGGCGACGATCTTTGGTGACGACTTCTACGGGGACTTCTGTCATGAAAGCCTCGAGGTCGGTGAGTCGATCGATCTCAGCGGCTCGATCCGCAAGTACCGTGCGCACACGCCGGTGACGGTGTCCCTGTCCTACGACGGCGACCGAACGATGATCTCGCACGGGCACGTGAGCAAGGTCGGGGTAGCAAACCCCGAGGCGATCCCGCAGTCGAAGGCGTTTTTCGCCTCGATCGAATCGGGAATGAGCGTTCCCTGGCTGGCGCAGGCCCGCAGCAGCGGGGCGAAGGTGTTCGCTGATACCGGCTGGGATTCGAGCGAGAAGTGGGATCTGACGAATCTCACCGATCTTGCCTACGTTGACGTGTTCATGCCGAATGCCGCGGAGGCGATGGCCTTCACGAAAACCGATAACGCGCTCGATGCCGCTAGAAGGCTCAGCGATCACGTCGAACTTGCCGTCGTCACGCAGGGAAAAGACGGAGCGATTGCGGTGGATGGCGGAACCGGCGACATCGTGCAGGTGCAGGGCATTGACGTACAGTCGGTCGATCCAACCGGCGCCGGAGATATTTTCGCCGCCGGCGTCATGGTCGGCCTGATTTCCGAGCTCGACGTTCGCTCGGCAGTAACCCTTGGCACCGTCGCCGCAGGCCTCTCCGTGCAGTGGATGGGCGGATCGTTCTCCGCACCAAGCATCTTCGAGGTCGGTGACTGGTACCAGCGGCATCAAGCGAAGGGCTCGGTCGGGTTCGAGACCGCGTATGGCTTCATCCCGGACCTCGTGCCCGACCTGCGAAGTCGCCGTCGTCCGCGCCGCGCCATCCCGACCGTCGGATTTCGGCAGTAA
- a CDS encoding ArsR/SmtB family transcription factor: MTSTAVLEAIAEPTRRRILDAVRGSEHSVGDLVEIVGMHQPGVSRHLKVLRDAGLVEVRREAQRRLYRLRPEPLKELDEWLEPYRAEWAGRLDALERHLERTANPTANNHTTMEQP, encoded by the coding sequence ATGACATCGACCGCCGTGCTGGAAGCTATCGCCGAGCCAACTCGGCGCCGCATCCTCGACGCCGTCCGCGGTAGTGAGCACTCGGTCGGTGACCTCGTCGAGATCGTCGGCATGCACCAGCCCGGTGTCTCGCGGCACCTCAAGGTGCTGCGAGACGCCGGGCTCGTCGAAGTCCGGCGTGAGGCGCAGCGGCGGCTCTACCGCCTCCGCCCAGAGCCGTTGAAAGAGCTGGACGAGTGGCTCGAACCGTACAGAGCGGAATGGGCCGGCCGCCTGGACGCCCTCGAACGGCATCTCGAACGCACCGCGAATCCGACCGCGAACAACCACACAACAATGGAGCAACCATGA
- a CDS encoding carbohydrate ABC transporter permease, which yields MATNSQLMPSKRKKPAEKARPTTPSRRKGDSAPGEPRTIGLVYILPALLLYGFFLLYPFGQSIWISLFDWDGLTVATWTGFSNYADVFTDPDIRNAFGHSIFLLIFYAVVPVAIGLIIAGIVSRATLRGMSVYRTIIFMPQVLAMVVVGVAWRYMLAPEGFINQTLNAIGLDGVSRAWLGDYTFALPAVGVIGSWVQTGLCMVLFIAGAQQIPKELFEAARIDGAGPVREFFAVTLPALRPHVAVASTLTIISGMRNFDLIYITTSQGPGKATSVPSYEIYSRAFETNQVGSATAIGVTLTAVILIITTVVAKTIEGRTR from the coding sequence ATGGCAACAAATAGTCAGCTGATGCCGTCCAAACGGAAGAAGCCGGCCGAAAAGGCCAGGCCCACAACGCCGTCCAGGCGAAAGGGGGACTCGGCGCCAGGTGAGCCCCGGACGATCGGGTTGGTCTACATCCTGCCCGCGCTCCTGCTCTACGGCTTCTTCCTGCTCTACCCGTTCGGCCAGTCGATCTGGATCTCGCTGTTCGACTGGGACGGGTTGACGGTGGCGACCTGGACCGGCTTCAGCAACTATGCCGATGTCTTCACGGACCCCGACATCCGCAACGCGTTTGGCCATTCGATCTTCCTGCTGATCTTCTATGCCGTGGTCCCGGTGGCGATCGGCCTGATCATCGCGGGCATCGTATCGAGGGCGACCCTTCGGGGCATGTCTGTCTACCGCACGATCATCTTCATGCCGCAGGTGCTCGCGATGGTCGTCGTCGGAGTGGCTTGGCGCTACATGCTCGCCCCGGAAGGGTTCATCAACCAGACGCTCAATGCCATCGGGCTTGACGGCGTGAGCCGTGCCTGGCTTGGCGACTACACCTTCGCGCTTCCGGCCGTCGGGGTGATCGGTTCCTGGGTGCAAACGGGACTGTGCATGGTGCTGTTCATCGCTGGCGCCCAGCAAATCCCCAAGGAACTCTTCGAGGCCGCGCGCATCGATGGCGCCGGCCCGGTTCGTGAGTTCTTCGCAGTGACCCTGCCCGCGCTGCGCCCGCATGTCGCGGTCGCCTCGACGCTGACGATCATCTCGGGAATGCGAAACTTCGACCTGATCTACATCACCACCAGCCAGGGTCCCGGTAAGGCGACCTCGGTGCCCTCGTACGAAATCTACAGTCGCGCCTTCGAGACGAACCAGGTTGGCTCCGCGACTGCCATCGGCGTCACGCTCACAGCGGTGATCCTGATCATCACGACAGTGGTCGCCAAGACAATCGAGGGCCGGACGCGATGA
- a CDS encoding SRPBCC family protein yields the protein MSPSPNGTIERTPDGGIVRFDRSLAFPIDEVWASITEPARLADWWPPFTADITVDLREGGKIVFDWPETDFPTLEFVIVRLAAPTLLEHTHTSPGSWMRWELEATADGTRLRATYFIPDLDMAIERGDLVGLHHSLDRLAPALAGNPVAWDNDAFIELRDAYAELSPTEPQT from the coding sequence ATGAGTCCCAGTCCCAATGGCACGATCGAGCGCACTCCCGACGGCGGCATTGTTCGCTTCGACCGCTCACTCGCCTTCCCGATCGACGAGGTCTGGGCATCGATCACGGAACCTGCGCGCCTTGCCGACTGGTGGCCACCGTTCACCGCGGATATCACCGTCGACCTCCGTGAGGGCGGCAAGATCGTCTTCGACTGGCCAGAGACCGACTTCCCGACCCTTGAGTTCGTGATCGTGCGACTCGCAGCACCGACGCTGCTCGAGCACACCCACACCAGTCCGGGCTCGTGGATGCGTTGGGAACTGGAGGCCACCGCTGACGGCACTCGACTCCGCGCTACCTACTTCATCCCTGACCTGGATATGGCCATCGAGCGCGGCGATCTCGTTGGGCTGCATCATTCCCTCGATCGCCTCGCACCGGCGCTCGCGGGAAATCCGGTCGCTTGGGATAACGACGCCTTCATCGAGCTACGCGATGCCTACGCGGAACTCAGCCCCACCGAGCCGCAGACCTGA
- a CDS encoding ABC transporter substrate-binding protein, which translates to MRTAATRRRLGLGALGAIASLAVALGVAGCVPGSSGGSGPKESATQVKDVPDPAQAGDVTLRVWDQEVRGGQDKTLKALNAAFEKKYPNIKIERTSRSFSDLRTTLKLAISDDNPPDVVQANQGYGSMVSFAQADLLRPMDDYATVFGWEDRFPKPLLDLNRVSADKKSFGSGNLYGLSQAGEYIGIYFNKDILKKAGVAEPKTWEEFLASMPALKAKGELPVQFGNLDKYPAIHTFGALQANAGNPQDIRDTIYGSGPGFETDQTTSAAQTLASWAKDGYIPESANGLGYDDAAKQFADGKGAYLITGTWELPEVEPTLGDKLGFMPPPAKDGAAGPVTTGGEGLAWSITSKSKHDDVAAAYIDFISNAEAADVMTTNGILPIVPGKEAEKLPEGSPQAAMFAGWKQLSENDGLVPYLDYSSPSFFDTSSEQLQLLIDGRVGPDEFAKNLNKDYRDFQDGNK; encoded by the coding sequence ATGAGAACCGCCGCAACCCGCAGAAGACTAGGCTTAGGCGCCCTCGGGGCCATCGCATCCCTCGCGGTCGCCCTGGGCGTCGCCGGGTGCGTTCCTGGCTCATCCGGCGGATCGGGGCCGAAGGAATCAGCTACCCAGGTGAAAGACGTTCCCGACCCCGCACAGGCAGGCGACGTCACCCTGCGGGTCTGGGATCAGGAAGTTCGCGGCGGCCAGGACAAGACCTTGAAGGCGCTCAACGCCGCCTTTGAAAAGAAGTACCCGAACATCAAGATCGAGCGCACTTCGCGCAGCTTCTCGGATTTGCGCACCACCTTGAAGCTGGCGATCAGCGATGACAACCCGCCAGATGTGGTCCAGGCGAACCAGGGCTACGGTTCGATGGTGAGTTTCGCCCAGGCCGACCTGCTTCGGCCGATGGACGACTACGCCACTGTATTTGGCTGGGAGGACCGGTTCCCCAAACCGTTGCTCGACCTGAACCGGGTGAGCGCGGACAAGAAGTCGTTCGGCTCCGGCAATCTGTACGGCCTCTCCCAGGCCGGTGAGTACATCGGCATCTACTTCAACAAGGACATCCTGAAGAAGGCCGGAGTCGCCGAACCGAAAACATGGGAAGAGTTCCTGGCTTCGATGCCCGCCCTCAAGGCCAAGGGCGAGCTTCCGGTCCAGTTCGGGAACCTCGACAAGTATCCGGCAATCCATACTTTCGGAGCCCTGCAGGCCAACGCCGGCAATCCGCAGGACATCCGCGACACCATCTACGGCTCGGGCCCAGGTTTCGAGACGGATCAGACCACATCGGCCGCCCAGACCCTGGCGTCCTGGGCAAAAGACGGCTACATCCCGGAATCGGCAAATGGCCTGGGCTATGACGACGCGGCCAAGCAATTCGCCGACGGCAAGGGCGCCTACCTGATCACCGGAACCTGGGAGCTGCCCGAGGTCGAACCGACCCTCGGTGACAAGCTCGGCTTCATGCCGCCCCCGGCTAAGGATGGCGCCGCAGGTCCGGTGACCACGGGCGGCGAAGGACTCGCCTGGTCGATCACCTCGAAGTCCAAGCACGATGACGTGGCCGCCGCGTACATCGATTTCATCAGCAACGCCGAAGCTGCCGACGTGATGACCACGAACGGGATCCTGCCGATAGTTCCCGGCAAGGAGGCCGAAAAGCTGCCAGAGGGTTCGCCGCAGGCAGCTATGTTCGCCGGCTGGAAGCAACTGTCCGAAAACGATGGCCTGGTCCCCTACCTGGATTACTCATCGCCCTCATTCTTCGACACAAGCAGCGAGCAGCTGCAGCTGCTGATCGACGGCCGGGTCGGCCCCGACGAGTTCGCCAAGAATCTGAACAAGGACTACCGGGATTTCCAGGATGGCAACAAATAG